The genomic window TCCTGTGCATATTGGAAGAAATTTTCTTGTCCAAAATTCCCTGATTTGAGCGCTAACCAGTGACCACTTTTTAAATCCTGAACCCAAGGAACCCCTGGTGAAATTGGCGCACCAATACTTAATTGTTCTGTACCTAAACTTTGAACAACTTTCCCTGATGTTTCACCACCAGCAATAATAAATGTGTTATAGCCTTGTTTTTGTAAAATTTTGACCACTTCACCAAACACATTTTCAACTGCACTACTTGCCAGCTCTGCGCCATAAGTTTCTTGGATTTTTTTTAGAATTTCAGGTGGCTGAGTGGCATATAATAATGGGGCCAATTTTGATGCGCTTTGCGCTTGTACCCAAATTGCAAGCTGCTGCGCATATTGTGAATTATTCAAGCATTCACCAACATCAAGCACTTTCGCCGGAGCAATCTGCTGATAAGATTGCACCTGTTTATTGGTCATGGTTGAACAACTACCGGATAAAATAACCGTTTTTCTATCTTTACCCGTTGGTTTATCCCCTTGAGAAGCTGCCGCTCCCCATTGACTACCCGTGTCATTGTGTGCCAAAGCTGCACCTAATCCTGAGCCGCCAGTTAATAGCGCCATCTCACGTGCAGCTCGAGCTATTGGTAACAAATCATCCATTGTTAAAGCATCAATCACGGCATAACTCACGCCTTGTGCTTTTAAGGCAGTTAAACGTTTTTGGATAACATCACTTCCTTGCTGTACTTCATTTAAGGAAATCAGGCCAGCCTGACCTTCTGACTGCTTTTCCATTACTCTGAGCAAATTAGCATCAGTCATTGGTGTTACCGGATGATTCTGCATGCCACTTTCATTCAGTAATTGTCCATTAACAAATAAATGACCGTGAACAACGGTTCGACCATTTACGGGTAGTGCAGGGCATATTAAAGATAACGGTGTATTCAGCCACTGCATTAATGCATCCGTAACGGGACCAATATTGCCTTTTTCTGTTGAATCAAAGGTTGAACAATATTTATAAAAAATTTGCTGGCACTGTGCATTCTGTTTCAACCATTCACAAGATTTCACAGAAGCATTGATGGCTTCATCAGCAGGGCATGAACGACTTTTTAAACTGATGACAATAGCATCTACATTTTGTGGTACTGGTGTATTTTCATTGGGCTCATTCAGCAGTTGTACAACACGCCAACCGTTTTGCACCATGAATCCAGCAATATCTGTCGCACCGGTAAAATCATCGGCGATAACACCTAATTTCACTGTCATGCTTTTTTCTCCGGTAAAGAAATTCCTTTAAATATTTTGATTACTGCGCTGTCATCTTGTTTTCCAAAGCCTTCATTACTCGCAGCGATAAACATTTGGTGTGCAGTTGCAGCTAAAGGTAATGGGAAATTGAGCGCCTTTGCGGCATCCATTACTAAGCCTAAATCTTTGACAAAAATATCGACGGATGACTTCGGATGATAATCCCCCGCTAACACATGCTGCATACGGTTTTCAAACATCCAAGAATTACCTGCCGCATGAGTGACAATGTCATACATCATATTAAGGTCAATACCTGCTTTTGCCGCTAATGCCATGCTTTCTGCTGCAACAGCAATATGTACTCCAGCCAAAAGTTGATGAATTGATTTCACCGTAGAGCCCAAACCAATTTGATCACCAATGCGATATAAACGCTCTGAAGTTGCTGAAAATACATATTGAAGTTGCTCAAATAGAGCAGGCTCTCCTGATGCCATTATTGTTAATTTACCTTCTGCTGCTTTTATTGCGCCGCCAGAAATCGGCGCATCAACAAAGAGCAATGAGTATTTTTTTAGCTGTTCAGCAATATGTTTAGTTTGCTCAGCAGAAACCGTGCTATGAAGCACAATGATAGTGTTAGGCTTTAACTGTTCGACGAGCGGCTGATCACCACCAAATAAAATTGATTCCACTTGGTGTCCGTTGACAACCACCAACAATAAAGCATCTAATTGTTGTGCAAACGGAGCGGCATTTTGGCCGACTGCCACCGCGCCTGCGTGTTTTAATGTTTGGCATGCTACTTGGTCTAGATCAAAGCCATAGGTAGAGATATTATTTTTTATTAGAGACTGCGCTATCCCCATTCCCATTGAGCCAAGTCCAATCACACCAACATGCTTCACAATATTTTTCATAACAATCCCTGGTGTTGTTACTTTTTGTTTATTAATGTGAATTTTCACATAACAAAATTCACAAACACATGATGATTATCACATTATGAGAAATATAAAAAATGAGCAATTAACCAGCAACAAATTGATTAATAAGCAATAAAAAAATAAATTATTTGATAAAATTATTCACAAAAATATGTGACAAAATTGTTACACTGATTGATGGGATTCATTATTGGTTAAACAGTACTAATTTTGAGCGTTAAAAATAATGCATTGCATCATTTTTGATTGACGCCCCGTTCAAATCAGACAGAATAGCGGGTCATTTATTTTAAGCTGTCTTGAAAAACCATTGTTCAACCCTTTGGATATAACAAGATGCTAGTGTTAATAATCAACGAGGAAATTAAATGGGACTGTTTGATCAACTCATCACCTTAGCCGCTGGTGATAAAATGAATCAATTCCAATCTGTCATTCAGTGGATTGATGAGCAAGGCGGGTTAACTGGCGTTGCAAATAAATTTAATCAGCAAGGCTTAGGCAATATCATTCAGTCGTGGATCAGTAATAGTGATAACTTACCCGTGAGTGTTAGCCAATTAATCCAAGTTTTTGGTGATTTAGATATTCAAAAGCTCGCAAAAAGCGTGGGTTATGATTCTCAAGAAACCGTTGAATTAATTGCTAAATATCTGCCAAAACTGATTAATAAAGCCACTCCTGATGGCGTGATCCCTGACCACGTTGACCTGAAAAGTGTTGGAATGAATATGCTAAAAGAGAAGCTTTTCGGCTAATAATGCTCATAAAAAAGCAGGCTAACCCATTGAGTCACCTGCTTTTCACTTTTTCAAACGCTGCTATTTATGCTGCTGATGTTTCACTTCTTAATTTCTTCGCTGCTTCAACCATGTTTGCGAGAGATTGGCGAGTTTCTTCCCAACCACGTGTTTTTAAACCACAGTCAGGGTTCACCCATAAACGTTCTACTGGAATGCGGTCTGATGCTTTTCTCAATAGTGCGACAATCCATTCCACACTCGGTACGTTTGGTGAGTGAATATCATAAACACCCGGTCCAATTTCATTTGGATAATCAAAGTTTTCAAATGCATCAAGCAGATCCATATCAGAGCGTGATGTTTCGATCGTAATCACATCGGCATCTAATGCTGCAATTGAATCCATGATGTCATTGAACTCGCAATAACACATATGAGTGTGGATCTGAGTGTCATCTTCCGCAATTCCTGCGCTCAATTTGAAGGCATCAACTGCCCATTTTAGGTATTCAGCCCACTCTTCTTTACGTAATGGCAAACCTTCGCGTAACGCAGGTTCATCAATTTGAATGATACCAATGCCCGCTTTTTGTAAGTCATCAACTTCATCACGTAATGCCAAAGCAATCTGCTTAGCAATGACTTCTCGGCTAACGTCTTCACGAGGGAATGACCAG from Providencia sneebia DSM 19967 includes these protein-coding regions:
- the otnK gene encoding 3-oxo-tetronate kinase, with amino-acid sequence MTVKLGVIADDFTGATDIAGFMVQNGWRVVQLLNEPNENTPVPQNVDAIVISLKSRSCPADEAINASVKSCEWLKQNAQCQQIFYKYCSTFDSTEKGNIGPVTDALMQWLNTPLSLICPALPVNGRTVVHGHLFVNGQLLNESGMQNHPVTPMTDANLLRVMEKQSEGQAGLISLNEVQQGSDVIQKRLTALKAQGVSYAVIDALTMDDLLPIARAAREMALLTGGSGLGAALAHNDTGSQWGAAASQGDKPTGKDRKTVILSGSCSTMTNKQVQSYQQIAPAKVLDVGECLNNSQYAQQLAIWVQAQSASKLAPLLYATQPPEILKKIQETYGAELASSAVENVFGEVVKILQKQGYNTFIIAGGETSGKVVQSLGTEQLSIGAPISPGVPWVQDLKSGHWLALKSGNFGQENFFQYAQEMFNE
- the ltnD gene encoding L-threonate dehydrogenase → MKNIVKHVGVIGLGSMGMGIAQSLIKNNISTYGFDLDQVACQTLKHAGAVAVGQNAAPFAQQLDALLLVVVNGHQVESILFGGDQPLVEQLKPNTIIVLHSTVSAEQTKHIAEQLKKYSLLFVDAPISGGAIKAAEGKLTIMASGEPALFEQLQYVFSATSERLYRIGDQIGLGSTVKSIHQLLAGVHIAVAAESMALAAKAGIDLNMMYDIVTHAAGNSWMFENRMQHVLAGDYHPKSSVDIFVKDLGLVMDAAKALNFPLPLAATAHQMFIAASNEGFGKQDDSAVIKIFKGISLPEKKA
- a CDS encoding YidB family protein, yielding MGLFDQLITLAAGDKMNQFQSVIQWIDEQGGLTGVANKFNQQGLGNIIQSWISNSDNLPVSVSQLIQVFGDLDIQKLAKSVGYDSQETVELIAKYLPKLINKATPDGVIPDHVDLKSVGMNMLKEKLFG